A genome region from Pseudomonas anguilliseptica includes the following:
- a CDS encoding IS630 family transposase has product MARPAAPFFLSPSDADMLQGWLRMGSLPQSIGQRARILLLLANGLTPKEISEQLQVSAPVVFKWRKRYQETGLEGLSDLRRSGAPRKLNEAKIKEILTLTTQRVPREATHWSLRLMAKYAGVSIWQVAQVWAAADLKPHRLKTFKISNDPHFADKVVDVVGLYLNPPDNALVLSVDEKTQIQALDRTQPMLPLKPGQIERRTHDYKRHGTASLYAAFDILTGKVIGRITQRHRAKEFLEFLRQIDRSTPAELDLHVILDNSSTHKTAAVREWLEKHPRFKLHFTPTSASWLNAVEGWFAQLERRALYRDAFSSVADLRAAIRRFIEAHNEHSAKPFRWSKTAESIISSVHRAKLAVIRNELLD; this is encoded by the coding sequence ATGGCCCGGCCAGCAGCCCCATTCTTCTTGAGTCCCAGTGATGCCGACATGCTGCAAGGCTGGTTACGCATGGGATCGCTGCCTCAGAGCATCGGCCAGCGGGCCAGAATTCTGTTGCTGCTGGCCAACGGTCTCACGCCCAAGGAGATCAGCGAGCAGCTGCAAGTCTCTGCGCCAGTGGTCTTCAAATGGCGTAAACGCTACCAGGAGACCGGTCTGGAGGGGCTGAGTGACCTGCGGCGCAGTGGAGCGCCTCGCAAGCTCAACGAAGCGAAGATCAAGGAAATCCTGACGCTGACGACCCAGCGAGTCCCGCGCGAAGCTACCCACTGGAGCCTACGGTTGATGGCCAAGTACGCTGGGGTCAGCATCTGGCAGGTCGCACAGGTGTGGGCTGCTGCCGACCTCAAGCCGCACCGGTTGAAAACCTTCAAGATCAGTAACGACCCGCACTTTGCAGACAAAGTGGTCGATGTCGTCGGGCTCTATTTGAATCCGCCCGACAACGCCCTGGTGCTATCTGTTGACGAAAAAACACAGATCCAGGCGCTGGACCGCACACAGCCCATGCTGCCGCTCAAGCCCGGGCAGATTGAGCGGCGGACGCATGACTATAAGCGCCACGGTACGGCCAGTCTGTACGCAGCCTTTGACATCCTGACGGGTAAGGTCATCGGCCGTATCACCCAGCGGCACAGGGCCAAGGAGTTTTTGGAGTTCCTTCGACAGATCGACCGCAGCACCCCCGCCGAGCTGGACCTGCATGTAATTCTGGACAACAGCTCGACTCACAAGACCGCTGCCGTCAGGGAATGGCTGGAGAAGCATCCCCGTTTCAAGCTGCACTTCACACCGACCAGCGCCTCGTGGCTGAACGCCGTGGAGGGCTGGTTTGCGCAACTGGAAAGACGGGCGCTTTATCGTGATGCCTTCAGCAGCGTGGCTGACCTGAGAGCGGCGATACGTCGCTTCATTGAGGCTCATAACGAACATTCGGCTAAGCCGTTCCGCTGGAGCAAAACGGCTGAGTCGATTATCAGCTCCGTGCATCGAGCAAAGCTGGCTGTAATTCGGAATGAGTTATTGGATTAA
- a CDS encoding IS110 family transposase, giving the protein MKRIAVDLAKSVYQVAESVRSGQVVQRKRLNREAFRRYIQEQTEPVEWVMEACGTAHYWGRVAQALGHSIKLIHPRYVRPYRRRNKTDRNDCDAMLEAARCKDIYPVPVKTHEQQQVQQLHGLRETWKKSRTQRINLLRGILREAGIEAPVATAAFIRAAHELVERPEVAPLSHQLHIVLAEINLHEQCVAECEQQLKRWHADDEVVRKLDEVSGIGLLTASALKNAVGKPERFASGRQLSAWLGLTPREFSSGDRRKLGHISRQGNVYVRTLLIHGSRAALLAAQRCQARSPEKLTQLQRWAVETAARIGHNKAAVALANKLVRICWAVWCHERRFSGNWQSLKPA; this is encoded by the coding sequence ATGAAACGAATTGCGGTTGATCTGGCCAAGTCCGTTTACCAAGTTGCCGAGAGTGTCCGTTCCGGCCAGGTGGTGCAGCGCAAGCGGCTGAACCGAGAGGCGTTCAGGCGATATATACAGGAGCAAACTGAGCCGGTCGAGTGGGTGATGGAGGCTTGCGGCACGGCCCATTACTGGGGGCGCGTGGCACAGGCACTGGGCCATTCGATAAAGCTGATCCACCCGCGCTATGTACGCCCGTATCGACGCCGCAACAAAACCGACCGTAATGACTGTGATGCGATGCTGGAGGCCGCGCGCTGCAAGGATATCTATCCGGTGCCGGTGAAAACCCATGAGCAACAACAGGTGCAGCAACTGCACGGGCTGCGCGAAACCTGGAAGAAAAGCCGTACCCAGCGGATCAACCTGCTGCGCGGCATCCTGCGCGAAGCGGGTATCGAAGCCCCGGTCGCCACCGCCGCGTTTATCCGTGCGGCCCACGAGTTGGTTGAGCGCCCAGAAGTCGCCCCCTTGAGCCATCAACTGCATATCGTCCTTGCGGAAATCAACCTGCACGAACAGTGCGTGGCCGAGTGTGAGCAGCAACTCAAACGCTGGCACGCCGACGATGAAGTGGTGCGCAAACTCGATGAAGTCAGCGGTATTGGCCTGCTGACCGCCAGCGCCCTGAAAAACGCAGTCGGCAAGCCCGAGCGCTTTGCCAGTGGTCGTCAACTCAGCGCCTGGCTGGGCCTGACACCACGCGAATTCAGTAGCGGCGACCGGCGCAAGTTGGGTCACATCAGCCGACAGGGCAACGTCTATGTGCGCACCTTGTTAATCCACGGCTCGCGAGCGGCCTTGCTGGCAGCACAGCGCTGTCAGGCTCGCTCACCGGAAAAACTGACCCAATTGCAACGCTGGGCCGTCGAGACGGCAGCCCGTATCGGCCACAACAAAGCGGCTGTAGCCCTGGCCAACAAGTTGGTCAGGATTTGCTGGGCCGTGTGGTGCCATGAGCGGCGTTTCAGTGGTAACTGGCAAAGCCTAAAGCCCGCCTGA
- a CDS encoding IS5 family transposase: MKQMTFADAEYAGKRKQTRKELFLIEMDQVVPWKGLIALIEPHYPKGEGGRPAYPLMAMLRVHLMQNWFGYSDPAMEEALYETTILRQFAGLSLERIPDETTILNFRRLLEKHELAAGILAVINGYLGDRGLSLRQGTIVDATLINAPSSTKNKDGKRDPEMHQTKKGNQYYFGMKAHIGVDDESGLVHSVVGTAANVADVTQVDKLLHGKENMVGADAGYTGVEKRPEHEGREVIWQIAARRSTYNTLSKRSALYKAKRKIEKAKAQVRAKVEHPFRVIKRQFGYVKTRFRGLAKNTAQLVTLFALSNLWMARRHLLTNAGEVRL; encoded by the coding sequence ATGAAGCAGATGACCTTCGCCGACGCCGAGTACGCCGGCAAGCGCAAGCAAACCCGCAAAGAGCTGTTCCTGATCGAGATGGATCAGGTTGTGCCGTGGAAGGGTTTGATTGCCTTGATCGAACCGCATTACCCCAAGGGTGAAGGCGGACGTCCAGCCTATCCGCTGATGGCGATGTTACGGGTTCATTTGATGCAGAACTGGTTCGGCTACAGCGACCCGGCGATGGAGGAGGCTCTGTACGAGACCACCATCCTGCGCCAGTTTGCGGGTCTGAGCCTGGAGCGCATTCCCGACGAAACCACCATCCTCAACTTCCGCCGATTGCTGGAGAAACACGAACTGGCTGCGGGCATCTTGGCCGTCATCAATGGCTATTTGGGTGACCGCGGTTTGTCATTGCGCCAAGGCACCATCGTCGATGCCACGCTGATCAATGCGCCGAGTTCGACCAAGAACAAGGACGGTAAGCGTGACCCGGAAATGCACCAGACCAAGAAGGGAAACCAGTATTACTTCGGCATGAAGGCGCACATCGGCGTCGATGACGAGTCGGGTTTAGTGCATAGCGTGGTCGGCACGGCAGCCAATGTTGCAGACGTTACTCAGGTCGACAAGCTGCTACACGGCAAAGAAAACATGGTGGGTGCCGACGCGGGTTACACCGGCGTAGAGAAGCGGCCAGAACATGAAGGCCGTGAAGTGATCTGGCAGATCGCAGCCCGCCGCAGTACGTACAACACGTTGAGTAAGCGCAGCGCGCTGTACAAAGCCAAGCGCAAGATCGAGAAGGCCAAGGCGCAAGTTCGCGCCAAGGTCGAGCACCCGTTCCGGGTGATCAAGCGTCAGTTCGGTTATGTGAAGACGCGTTTCCGTGGCCTGGCCAAAAACACCGCACAACTGGTAACGCTGTTCGCCCTGTCGAACCTGTGGATGGCCCGTCGACATTTGCTGACGAATGCAGGAGAGGTGCGCCTGTAA
- a CDS encoding dicarboxylate/amino acid:cation symporter, with protein MPLWQQILIGLGLGVLTGVLFKADALVLAPIGTLFLNAIKMLIVPLVFVSLVAGITAMSDSAKLGRISVKTIAIYLITTAFAVSIGLLFGALFSPGEGMHMVASGVQESKQAPSLVQILVGLVPTNPVAAFAEGNILQIIVFAIALGVSMNLIGEKAAPAVKLFDSLAEVFYKLTDLVMRCAPIGVFALIAGVVASHGIEVLLPLASVIGVIYLASITHMLLVYGGLVSVLARLSPLRFFKGVAPALAVAFSTSSSAGTLPVSIECARKNLGVSQGVAGFVLPVGATINMDGTAIYQGVLALFIAQAFGIDLNTGQYLMIILTATLASVGTAGVPGAGLIMLGLVLTSVGLPLEGVALIAGIDRILDMARTTVNVAGDLMTTTLVGSSEKELDRDIYNSDNAQ; from the coding sequence ATGCCGCTATGGCAACAAATCCTTATCGGCCTCGGCCTCGGCGTACTGACCGGCGTGCTGTTCAAAGCCGACGCCCTGGTACTGGCGCCCATCGGTACGCTGTTCCTCAACGCGATCAAGATGCTTATCGTGCCGCTGGTGTTCGTCTCCCTGGTGGCCGGTATCACGGCCATGAGCGACAGCGCCAAACTCGGCCGCATCAGCGTCAAGACCATCGCCATCTACCTGATCACCACCGCCTTTGCGGTGAGCATCGGCCTGCTGTTCGGCGCCCTGTTCTCCCCAGGCGAAGGCATGCACATGGTTGCCAGCGGCGTACAGGAAAGCAAGCAGGCACCCTCGCTGGTGCAGATCCTGGTCGGCCTGGTACCGACCAATCCGGTGGCGGCGTTTGCCGAGGGCAATATCCTGCAGATCATCGTGTTCGCCATCGCCCTGGGCGTGAGCATGAACCTGATCGGCGAAAAAGCTGCACCCGCCGTCAAGCTGTTCGACAGCCTGGCCGAGGTGTTCTACAAGCTCACCGACCTGGTGATGCGCTGTGCACCGATCGGTGTCTTTGCGCTGATCGCCGGCGTGGTGGCCTCCCACGGCATCGAAGTGCTTCTGCCATTGGCGAGTGTGATCGGGGTGATCTACCTGGCCAGCATCACCCATATGCTGCTGGTGTATGGCGGCCTGGTCAGCGTGCTGGCGCGGCTCAGCCCGCTGCGCTTTTTCAAGGGTGTGGCGCCGGCATTGGCCGTGGCCTTCAGCACTTCAAGCAGCGCCGGCACCCTGCCGGTATCGATTGAGTGCGCACGCAAGAACCTCGGTGTGTCGCAGGGCGTGGCCGGCTTCGTGCTACCGGTGGGGGCGACCATCAACATGGACGGCACCGCCATCTACCAAGGCGTACTGGCGCTGTTTATCGCCCAGGCCTTCGGCATTGACCTGAATACCGGTCAGTACCTGATGATCATCCTCACCGCCACCCTGGCCTCGGTCGGCACCGCCGGCGTGCCCGGCGCCGGGCTGATCATGCTCGGCCTGGTGCTGACTTCGGTCGGCCTGCCGCTGGAAGGCGTGGCGCTGATCGCCGGTATCGACCGCATCCTCGACATGGCGCGCACCACGGTCAACGTCGCTGGCGACCTGATGACCACCACCCTGGTCGGCAGCAGCGAGAAGGAGCTGGATCGCGACATCTACAACAGCGACAACGCGCAGTAA
- a CDS encoding substrate-binding periplasmic protein yields the protein MQTLEHLRRLSRHGLAALLLGLLFSPLSQAALPPGYKMVLLTENFPPFNMAVNGKNFARDANIQGISADIVREMFKRAGIDYSLTLRFPWDRIYQQTMAKTNHGLFSTSMSEARKPLFKWVGPIAEYQSVLVGRKGSHPQLSTLEQAKAYRVGAYQSAAVSQHLERLGFTPQNALRDQENIRKLQRGQIDLWATSDPVWRVYAKEQGVDDLQTVLSFETSQLYLALNKDTPDEVVERLQAALEQMRSEGYGSCAKNPELC from the coding sequence ATGCAGACGTTAGAACATCTCCGGCGCCTAAGCCGCCACGGTTTAGCGGCGCTGCTGCTTGGCCTGCTATTCAGCCCCTTGAGTCAGGCTGCCTTGCCGCCCGGCTACAAGATGGTGCTGCTAACTGAAAACTTCCCACCCTTTAACATGGCCGTGAACGGCAAGAACTTCGCCCGCGACGCAAATATTCAGGGCATCAGTGCCGACATCGTGCGCGAGATGTTCAAGCGCGCGGGTATCGATTACAGCCTGACCCTGCGCTTCCCCTGGGACCGCATCTACCAACAGACCATGGCCAAGACCAACCACGGCCTGTTCTCCACCTCCATGAGCGAGGCGCGCAAGCCGTTGTTCAAGTGGGTCGGCCCCATCGCCGAGTACCAGAGCGTGCTGGTCGGCCGTAAAGGCAGCCACCCGCAACTGAGCACCCTGGAACAGGCCAAGGCCTACCGCGTCGGCGCCTATCAGAGTGCGGCGGTCAGCCAGCATCTGGAGCGCTTGGGTTTCACCCCGCAGAACGCCCTGCGTGACCAGGAAAATATCCGCAAGCTGCAACGCGGTCAGATCGACCTGTGGGCCACTTCCGACCCGGTGTGGCGCGTCTATGCCAAAGAGCAGGGCGTTGATGACCTGCAAACCGTACTCAGCTTTGAAACCTCACAGCTGTACCTGGCGTTGAACAAAGACACCCCGGACGAAGTGGTCGAACGCCTGCAGGCCGCCCTGGAACAGATGCGCAGCGAAGGCTACGGCAGCTGCGCGAAAAACCCCGAGCTGTGCTGA